DNA from Malus sylvestris chromosome 11, drMalSylv7.2, whole genome shotgun sequence:
TATATCGCGAAGGAAATGTTGTTGCAGATAAATTTGCTAACATGAGCttgtcttctccaactttggtATGGCATGACTCCCCTCCGCCGCCGGCTCATGCTGCTTTGTTTTCAGACTATGTAGGCTTGCCTGCATCTCACCATGCAGGTATGTCTTCATTTGTTGTTTTTTTCCTAACCTTGTGGTGGGTTGTTTGActtgttttgcaggtttttAGACCTTTTAGGTTTGGCTTTAGAGGGGTTAGGTTTCATGTCCCCCATTTTCCTTGTatcgtttttgtttttgtttctagtaaggtttatgtccccccttcttatttatgttctttttctccttttcttggtATTATGAGGGATAAGGTTTATGTCCCTCCTGACTAGGTGtaactttttttattatcaatcAAATATCCCCCGCACCGTCGAGGTtctctgaagaaaaaaaatgacaatgCACCTTTGTGCGGATTTCCCCACCGATttttctccccccccccccctaacAATTATGTATCTAATATACTAACGCTATCACTCTCATAACAAAAAGaacaatacttggctactcaaagGATGAGTAGGAGTTCCTACTCAAAACTGTTAATTGATGATTCATAAAACTGATATTTATGATCAGAgttgttcatattataaatcactcaGTAAACATCGCctctacaaaaataaattaaaactaaggtagTTTAGTCATAAAAGGGTTCTGAAATTTCTCTTTAACGTAGTGAAGGGTTCTGAAATCCCCTGTTGACGTATTGAAGGTTTGGAAATTTCTCCTTGACATGTTGAAGGCTTTGGAAAAATGTTCATTAATGTACGGTCGTGGTTGTTGAAGGGTCTGACCCCAAATTGACCAAATGAGGTCTTTGCTTTTTGCTCATATCTTTTTTGtttagagtaatgctagggagattaaatttagagactaaatttgtaaactaaatgatgtgtcatcaataggaataagcacgtttatcaacgtttaagtaataaaccaatcatcaccTTCCATGTTCTTaagttttcaaaactttgtctccaaatttagtcaccctagcattacccttttgtTTAATAACCATTCATCATTGCTTTTATACGATTGTGTGGAATTTTATGCTTGACTCGGGAGGAGCTCCACTTGCTTTCTACAGCTTGTTAGGTAGttggaaatggaagaaaacAATCTTAAGAGCAAATCCCTCTTCGACGTATTGAGGGGTTTGGAAATCTCTCTCTGACGTGTTGAAGGATTTGgaaaatgtaaattaatgtgCGGTCATGGTTTTTTTTAATGAGTTTGAAATGCTATTTTTTTATGCTCATTTGGTGCTCAAGATTGAAAATGATGATTTTTCTTAATGAGTAACTTATCTTCTGTAATGTTCATGCATTCATGTAGGGACGAATCTTTTGTATTCTTGCATGTTGTGTATGCCACTAAATAGTATTAAAATGGAGCCAACATAATAGAATCCTATTGGACTTGCAATTTACACAAGTCGAATTTAAAACATtacacttacaagtaaaaagaaatatcatTAGAATGTAATACTAGTAGTAAaacaacattttaatttttagttgagtTTAGTTGTTTTCATGTGCGACCTCTCTTATGAGTCATGAACAACTGATATCTTCGCTTTTTTGTTGCTCCTATATATGCAGACCCACTACTATAAGCAATATCCAAGTTAAAAAAATGGCTCATGGCTTCCTTTTCGTCTTCTTATTAGCTTGCATTATCTCTACAACAAAAGTCATTCCATGACACTTGTTTTCTATGGTTTGTTGGGTAGTTTGGAATGGAAGATATATGAGTTGCTGTTCTGAAAATAACAAGGTCATTTTCATTGTGGAAAATCTCTCTGACGTATTGAAGGGTTTGGAAAATGTACATTAATGTGTGTGGTCATGGTTGTTTGCAATGAAATACTGTCTTTTatgctcacacacacacataaaaattatacatagCTGCATACGTTTTGGTTGCTCCTATATATGATATGTGCAGACCTGCTACTCCAAGAAATAtccaagttaaaaaaaaatggctcACGGCTTCCTCCCTATCTTCTTATTCTCTTTCATTATATCTACAACAAATATTCATGCAAGCAACCAAACTGAACGCACCTCTCTCATGGCCTTCGCCCGCACCCTATCTTCCCCTCCCGTAAATTGGAGTAGTTCTGTTGATTGTTGCCATTGGAATGGCATCACTTGTAATCAGGAGGGTTGGATCACCCATTTGCTCTTACCTTCCAATGGGCTCAAAGGAGGTATGTTTGTCTCATCACTTGGAAATCTCACACATCTCACCCACTTGAACCTTTCCCACAATTCACTTTATGGCACACTTGAAACCAAATTCTTCTCGTCCTTGAATCACCTCGAGATCCTTGATTTGAGTTACAACCTTCTTTCTGGAGAGATACCGTTTTCTCTACCACCCAAAAATATTCAGACAGTAGATTTGTCAAGTAATCACTTCCATGGTGCAATTCCATCTTCTTTCTTCCAACGAGCTTGGAATTTGACTAGTTTCAATGTTAGCAACAACACCTTCTCTGGGTATATCCCTTCATCTAATTGTCTTCGATCCTCTCCTTCCATAAGAGTATTGGATTTTTCCTCCAATGAATTTAGTGGCAACTTTCCTCGTGGGCTCGGGGGGTGTTCCAAACTGCAGATTCTTCATGCTGGTCACAATAATTTGTCAGGATCACTTCCGGAAGATATTTATAACGCTACCAAACTTGATGAACTTGTATTACCTCTCAATTCACTAAGTGGAGCCATTAGTGAAAGAATTGCCAACCTCACCCACATCACAATGCTTGACCTCTATTTTAATCATTTGAGTGGGGTGATCCCTCTCAATTTTGGGAAGCTCTCCAAGttgaaattcatgaattttgatTTCAACAACTTAGAAGGTAAGTTGCCCCCATCTTTGATGAATTGCACAAACCTCGTAGAGCTGCATTTGGGATACAACCACTTGGAAGGAGATCTCTCCATGCTTAACTTTTCCACACTTAACCATCTTACTAAACTCGACCTAGTGAGGAATAATTTTTCTGGTATCTTACCGATAAGCCTTTACTCATGCAGGTCCCTAAAAGCAATTCGGTTGAGTGATAATCCTTATGTAGAAGGACAAATACAACCTGAGATTGTTTCATTGAAATCCTTGTCCTTCATCTCGCTTGGTTATTTACGGTTGACCAATCTCACAAGGGCAATTAAGATATTAATGGGTTGCAAAAGTCTTCGCACACTCATCCTTGGTGGTTCGTTTGATCGCGAGACATTGCCAACTGATGATGACATGGTTGATTTTCATGGATATCAAAATCTCCGTGTCTTCAGTTTGGCTAACTCTGGGCTCACTGGTCAAATACCTGGTTGGTTATCAAACTTAAAGAATCTACAATTGTTGTATCTGGGTATGAATCAAATCACAGGGTCAATTCCAAGTTGGTTGGGGACTCTTCCAAAACTCTTAAGTGTGGAACTGTCAAACAATCAGATTTCAGGTGAATTTCCAAAGCAACTTTGTAGATTACCAATGTTAATGGTGAATGCATCTCAAGTAGACAGTTATGAATTTGAACTTCCCCTCATTGGCGGAAAAATCGAAAATCCAGTTTTTGTGCCGCGTAGAGTGTCTTACTATCAAGGAATAATAGACTTAGCGGTCAATAACATTAGTGGCATTATACCTACTGAGATCGGCCAGTTGCTGCTTCGTGAGTTGTATCTTGAAGAAAACAACTTCTCCGGAGAAATTCCAGATCAAATATCTAACCTAAAGTATTTAGAGGTTTTGAACCTCTCCACGAATCATTTGTCCGGAAAAATTCCCTCCTCAATAGCAAGCCTCAATTTCTTGAGAGAATTTGATGTCTCATACAATAATCTCCAAGGACAAATACCAACGGGTACACAACTCCAGAGCTTCGACGCTTCTGCATTTGAGGGAAACCTTCAACTTTGTGGTGCTCCACTAAATGAGTGCAGAAAAATTGATGCGGATAATAAGAACAACGTTGACCAAGGTGTGGACAATGAATTCAACTGGCTTTATGTTTTTGCAGTCTTAGGTTTCATTGTTGGATTTTGGGGAGTTTGCGGTTCTTTAGCTCTTAAGAAGACATGGAGGTATGCATATTTTCAGTTCCTGGATAAAGTACACGATTCGTTCTATGTGAAGATGGCAGTGTGCATAGCCaagataaaaagaatgattaggGACTAGATTGTACGTTTCATTAtatattttcagttttaataAAACTATTTGGATACACAAAATTAACACACTTGTTATCAAACTCTCTAATAGAGGTGGATGCTACCATTGTATGTGGAACGCACCTGTATTAGAGAGTGTTCATTTTGTATCCAAATGGTATGActctttcagtttttatttgtttgttttcatcATGATGTAAGGTttgttttaatatatatatatatatatatatatatatatatatatatatatatatataatcgtACAATGACACACAAATTAGCAAACTTGTTGACACACTTTTATAGTACATATAAGCTCTACCATGGTATGTGGGTCTCTCTATTAACGAGTATATCAAGAAAATGTGAACTTGTATGTCCAAATAGCATCATCAATAGTAATATATTCTTCAAATTTTGACAGTGTAAGCGGAACGTCAAAGATGAGTGGTAGTATTTTTGATATCATCTACCGAAAAAATACTTATAGATAATGATGACAATTAACGTTGTGAAGTAGTTTTATATGAACTTTGGAAATATACAGAATGTTAACCAGGAATATCATACGAGAATCAAAATGAACAAATAATTGGAATTTAAACTTTGATGGTTCAATTCGTTATTCTGAAAAATTGGTAGCTGGATTTGTCATTACTTATTAGACTCTAACAATGTACCTTTATAGTGGACGATGAAGTTGTTGGTTTAAAATATGGCTTGATTTTATCACACAACGATTCGACTGCCATGtattaaatgttcataaaatggAATAATGTAGTATTTGAAAATGTACAATCTATTTTTGAGAACATTAAATAGATTCATGAATTTTACTTGATTAAACAAATACATAGAGTTGTTAGTTTGTAAAGCAAGAAACTAAATACAATGTACAATACTTATGAAAATAAGGAATACCTTGATAAATTAATAACTTATAATTAATCGATAAATTAATTCATttccattatttttttatccAATTACTTGTCAGCTGTATAAACACCATACATGAGACATATTGATACTTCTTGTACAGTTCCTGATATCAGTAATTTTGGATGTGGAACTGTATCCCGTTCTTATATGTTACAAAAGTATAGAACTGCATGTAGGGATGTCAACGGTTCGGTTTAGTGACGGAAATGCTATATTCATTCccataactacgaaaattaaccATATATATAACCGCAAATTAACCATATGggattatccataaccatatccACCGGGTAACAGATTTCCTATTGGTTAACGGTTATATCGATCTtcgttaaaaacaaaaatttatattcatCCAATTGGTGCACAATAATTTATTGAACACTAATTTCGTCATTAAATAGTCACgtctaataataaaataaaataaaacataacaATAAATGAATTTTGTAGAGTATAAAAATAAGAGCATTGAATAAAAcattgatgatgtgatatgttgATATCTCCCATAAGCATTATGTTTGATGCATAATGAATATAGTATAGCGTTTGATGAATAAGGAATATAATTGTCCCAAAAATGGGCACATAACAATGTCACGCTCTATTAGTAACACAATACTATAGTGttaaaatccaacactatagcACTACATTTCTAATAGAACGTAAGGCTATTtgaggaaaataaaataatttatttttaagcaATACGGAAGCAGAAAATCATTCTGGTAATTCAAAGATTTAAAAGGGCAACGGAattcagataaaaaaaaatttacatcaAAGATAGAGTTGCACTGTTACATGCCCCTTTTTGGGGCGTGTGACAAATACTATTATATTTTTTGAGCGAAatactattatattatatactAAATATATTATGCGGTGAATAATGAATATGGTAATGATGGTATAGCTTCACTCAaatacaataatatatatatatatatatatatatatatatatatatatatatatccaaaaccataaccgaTTAAATATCACGGTTTTTCCCCATATCCATAATATACCCAAATTCGCTCTATTCGGACGGTTATTCACGGTTATCGGGTTTAACGGATTAAATTGTCATCTGTAACTGCATGTACTGTTATCGAGGTTGCCAGCCCTTATTACATGTTACAACCTGCAGTATATGGACTCTTCACTAACTATACCCTGGCATATCATTTTTCCATGACACTGGTGAGGGTACAAGGCTACCCAAATAAGAAAGGTTATGATTGACCACCGTTTGAGAGGGTACAAGGCTACCCAAATAAGAAAGGTTATGATTGACCACCGTTTGATTGGAGATGCTTTCCTAGTTATACTACTATAATTTAATAGAATGTATGATTTTACATTATTATCCTCACCAAATATGCCCTAATCTGTTTTAGAGTTTGAGTATCAGCATAACCATCTCTTCTATTTATGTTCAGGCATTTCTGATCAAATTTGCATTGGTTCAAACAGGAGAAATTAAACCTACGAAGAAAGGGAAATTTGTAGTTGAGGTCATTCTTTATCTGTAAATTTTCGAAATGGGGAACAATCTAATATTATTGCTCAGGGGATTAAACAAGTCTTGAGGTGGCATTTGGTAGCCTAAAACCCAGAGGTTTTCTTCCAAAGATCAAGCATGTGTTGCATCGGAGTTTGGCTTTACTTTGTACGTCCAAAGGTTTACatatttatattttgcttaCTTTTTTAGTTTTGTACATTATTTGTTGTATTTCATAACAGTATTGCAGAAGCTTTGAAGAAATGCAGAAAGTAAGCAAGAAGAAGATTaactgtgagagagagagagagagagagagagagagatgtatgaactgaaaagagagagaaagcttatGAAAGATTGTACGTATATTCCTCAAGATGATTACTATGAATCCTTACACACATTATATAGAGCCCGAGAGCCTTTCTTACACTCTAAGAAAGTAGTTTTAACAACTCTAACTAATTGCCACAACAGTTCTAACTAATTGCCACTTCAGCATTAACTAATTGCCACATAATTGCCACATCATCAACCTCTTAACTATCTTAACTTTCTTGGTCAATATCCCTCCTCAATCTCAGCTTGGAT
Protein-coding regions in this window:
- the LOC126589686 gene encoding receptor-like protein 3 isoform X1, yielding MAHGFLPIFLFSFIISTTNIHASNQTERTSLMAFARTLSSPPVNWSSSVDCCHWNGITCNQEGWITHLLLPSNGLKGGMFVSSLGNLTHLTHLNLSHNSLYGTLETKFFSSLNHLEILDLSYNLLSGEIPFSLPPKNIQTVDLSSNHFHGAIPSSFFQRAWNLTSFNVSNNTFSGYIPSSNCLRSSPSIRVLDFSSNEFSGNFPRGLGGCSKLQILHAGHNNLSGSLPEDIYNATKLDELVLPLNSLSGAISERIANLTHITMLDLYFNHLSGVIPLNFGKLSKLKFMNFDFNNLEGKLPPSLMNCTNLVELHLGYNHLEGDLSMLNFSTLNHLTKLDLVRNNFSGILPISLYSCRSLKAIRLSDNPYVEGQIQPEIVSLKSLSFISLGYLRLTNLTRAIKILMGCKSLRTLILGGSFDRETLPTDDDMVDFHGYQNLRVFSLANSGLTGQIPGWLSNLKNLQLLYLGMNQITGSIPSWLGTLPKLLSVELSNNQISGEFPKQLCRLPMLMVNASQVDSYEFELPLIGGKIENPVFVPRRVSYYQGIIDLAVNNISGIIPTEIGQLLLRELYLEENNFSGEIPDQISNLKYLEVLNLSTNHLSGKIPSSIASLNFLREFDVSYNNLQGQIPTGTQLQSFDASAFEGNLQLCGAPLNECRKIDADNKNNVDQGVDNEFNWLYVFAVLGFIVGFWGVCGSLALKKTWRYAYFQFLDKVHDSFYVKMAVCIAKIKRMIRD
- the LOC126589686 gene encoding receptor-like protein 3 isoform X2 — translated: MAHGFLLIFLFSFIISTTNIHASNQNELNSLMAFARTLSSPPVNWSSSVDCCHWNGITCNQEGWITHLLLPSNGLKGGMFVSSLGNLTHLTHLNLSHNSLYGTLETKFFSSLNHLEILDLSYNLLSGEIPFSLPPKNIQTVDLSSNHFHGAIPSSFFQRAWNLTSFNVSNNTFSGYIPSSNCLRSSPSIRVLDFSSNEFSGNFPRGLGGCSKLQILHAGHNNLSGSLPEDIYNATKLDELVLPLNSLSGAISERIANLTHITMLDLYFNHLSGVIPLNFGKLSKLKFMNFDFNNLEGKLPPSLMNCTNLVELHLGYNHLEGDLSMLNFSTLNHLTKLDLVRNNFSGILPISLYSCRSLKAIRLSDNPYVEGQIQPEIVSLKSLSFISLGYLRLTNLTRAIKILMGCKSLRTLILGGSFDRETLPTDDDMVDFHGYQNLRVFSLANSGLTGQIPGWLSNLKNLQLLYLGMNQITGSIPSWLGTLPKLLSVELSNNQISGEFPKQLCRLPMLMVNASQVDSYEFELPLIGGKIENPVFVPRRVSYYQGIIDLAVNNISGIIPTEIGQLLLRELYLEENNFSGEIPDQISNLKYLEVLNLSTNHLSGKIPSSIASLNFLREFDVSYNNLQGQIPTGTQLQSFDASAFEGNLQLCGAPLNECRKIDADNKNNVDQGVDNEFNWLYVFAVLGFIVGFWGVCGSLALKKTWRYAYFQFLDKVHDSFYVKMAVCIAKIKRMIRD
- the LOC126589686 gene encoding receptor-like protein 3 isoform X3 — encoded protein: MAHGFLLIFLFSYIISTTNIHACNQIECTSLLDFALILSSPLNRSSYVDCCHWNGITCNREGWVTHLLLPSKGLKGGMFVSSLGNLTHLTHLNLSHNSLYGTLETKFFSSLNHLEILDLSYNLLSGEIPFSLPPKNIQTVDLSSNHFHGAIPSSFFQRAWNLTSFNVSNNTFSGYIPSSNCLRSSPSIRVLDFSSNEFSGNFPRGLGGCSKLQILHAGHNNLSGSLPEDIYNATKLDELVLPLNSLSGAISERIANLTHITMLDLYFNHLSGVIPLNFGKLSKLKFMNFDFNNLEGKLPPSLMNCTNLVELHLGYNHLEGDLSMLNFSTLNHLTKLDLVRNNFSGILPISLYSCRSLKAIRLSDNPYVEGQIQPEIVSLKSLSFISLGYLRLTNLTRAIKILMGCKSLRTLILGGSFDRETLPTDDDMVDFHGYQNLRVFSLANSGLTGQIPGWLSNLKNLQLLYLGMNQITGSIPSWLGTLPKLLSVELSNNQISGEFPKQLCRLPMLMVNASQVDSYEFELPLIGGKIENPVFVPRRVSYYQGIIDLAVNNISGIIPTEIGQLLLRELYLEENNFSGEIPDQISNLKYLEVLNLSTNHLSGKIPSSIASLNFLREFDVSYNNLQGQIPTGTQLQSFDASAFEGNLQLCGAPLNECRKIDADNKNNVDQGVDNEFNWLYVFAVLGFIVGFWGVCGSLALKKTWRYAYFQFLDKVHDSFYVKMAVCIAKIKRMIRD